A genome region from Myroides fluvii includes the following:
- the tnpA gene encoding IS66 family insertion sequence element accessory protein TnpA: MSKQEMMYSHVEDYKASGLTQSRYCESVGIKLATFSYWVIKYKNENIQNSSSNFITINKEHITESKEYDIIYPNGVKLRVETKDLNELYSLVNLV, from the coding sequence ATGAGCAAACAAGAAATGATGTACTCTCATGTAGAGGATTACAAAGCAAGTGGATTAACCCAATCAAGATACTGTGAAAGCGTAGGAATTAAATTAGCAACATTTAGTTATTGGGTAATAAAGTATAAGAATGAAAATATTCAAAATTCATCGAGTAACTTTATCACTATAAATAAAGAGCATATTACTGAGAGCAAAGAATACGATATTATCTATCCTAATGGAGTGAAACTTCGTGTAGAAACGAAAGATTTAAATGAACTCTATTCATTAGTGAACCTTGTCTAA
- the tnpB gene encoding IS66 family insertion sequence element accessory protein TnpB (TnpB, as the term is used for proteins encoded by IS66 family insertion elements, is considered an accessory protein, since TnpC, encoded by a neighboring gene, is a DDE family transposase.) — MFSLSSSHQFHLYKSACDMRKSFDSLCGIVQNELNQVAHNGSVYVFINRRGNQMKLLHWETGGFVLYHKRLEQGTFAFPSHNKSQISWSDLVLMIEGIQVIKSSQKRRFSMK, encoded by the coding sequence ATGTTTAGTCTGAGTAGTAGTCACCAATTCCATTTATATAAATCAGCTTGTGATATGCGTAAGAGTTTTGATAGTCTGTGTGGCATTGTTCAAAACGAGCTTAATCAAGTAGCTCACAATGGCAGTGTGTACGTCTTTATCAATCGTCGAGGTAATCAGATGAAACTTCTGCACTGGGAAACAGGAGGTTTTGTGTTATATCACAAGCGATTAGAACAAGGTACTTTTGCCTTTCCATCTCATAACAAGTCACAGATAAGTTGGAGTGATTTAGTACTTATGATAGAGGGAATTCAAGTGATAAAAAGTAGTCAAAAAAGACGATTTTCTATGAAGTAA
- the tnpC gene encoding IS66 family transposase: MEIDLENLSKQELLALIKQQSKTISKQEKVNTKLEKKATELEEKTSKLEEKNTILEYRVKLLERMKFGQSRERFEDPNQTQLPLDVEQAVLEEQEEVIKQEITYTREKKKHPGRAKLPDHLPVEEIEIHPEGDLSDKVCIGKEITDVLDYVPGYFKIKRYIRYKYATKDKEDTQISIGLLPERIIDKGIASEGLLSTILVDKYVDHLPLYRQKQRFSRENIDIASSTIDGWAAQSMDALKPLYQKLVMDIKNEGYLQVDETTIKVLDEKKKDKSHLGYYWVYHAPISKLVMFNYSPTRASSAALPILENFKGYLQTDGYSGYKAYGNKSDVTHLGCWAHARREFERALDNDKIRAQHVLVEIQKLYAVEKKAKEQNLAPDQIKELRLKESLPIINELGKYMFAQMKLTLPKSQIGKAFAYSQTRWDNLSAYLYNGNLQIDNNLVENVIRPVALGRKNYLFAGSHDAAQRAAMAYTFFANCKKHDVNPYQWLKYVLENIQSINHKNITDLYPHNYKKLITNIVE, encoded by the coding sequence ATGGAAATAGACTTAGAAAACTTATCGAAACAAGAACTTTTGGCACTTATAAAACAGCAGTCAAAAACTATTTCCAAGCAAGAGAAAGTAAATACTAAGTTAGAAAAGAAAGCTACTGAGTTAGAAGAAAAGACCTCTAAACTAGAAGAAAAAAATACGATACTGGAATATCGAGTAAAGCTACTTGAACGCATGAAGTTTGGTCAAAGCCGAGAACGTTTTGAGGATCCTAATCAAACTCAGTTACCTTTGGATGTTGAACAAGCAGTCTTAGAGGAACAAGAAGAAGTAATCAAACAAGAGATTACCTACACTCGTGAAAAGAAGAAACATCCAGGACGAGCGAAACTTCCTGATCATTTACCTGTAGAAGAAATAGAAATTCACCCAGAAGGGGATCTATCTGATAAGGTCTGCATTGGTAAAGAAATTACAGATGTGTTAGATTATGTTCCTGGTTACTTTAAAATCAAGCGTTACATCCGATATAAATACGCGACCAAAGACAAAGAAGATACCCAAATTAGTATTGGATTACTCCCAGAGCGAATTATAGATAAAGGAATAGCTTCAGAAGGACTTCTATCAACTATATTGGTTGACAAATATGTAGACCATCTTCCTCTATATAGACAAAAGCAACGCTTTTCAAGAGAGAATATCGATATTGCTTCCTCTACAATAGATGGTTGGGCAGCTCAAAGTATGGATGCTTTGAAGCCACTATACCAAAAGCTGGTGATGGACATCAAAAACGAAGGTTATCTTCAAGTTGATGAAACCACCATCAAAGTCTTAGATGAGAAAAAGAAAGATAAATCTCATCTTGGGTATTATTGGGTGTATCACGCACCTATATCCAAACTCGTGATGTTTAATTACAGTCCTACTCGTGCTAGTAGTGCTGCATTACCCATATTAGAAAACTTCAAAGGATACCTGCAAACTGATGGTTATAGCGGGTACAAAGCCTATGGAAATAAGTCAGATGTTACACATCTTGGCTGTTGGGCACACGCTCGTCGTGAATTTGAGAGAGCATTAGACAATGATAAAATAAGGGCTCAGCATGTACTCGTAGAAATACAGAAATTATATGCTGTAGAGAAAAAAGCAAAAGAACAAAACTTAGCTCCTGACCAAATCAAAGAACTTCGTCTAAAAGAGAGTTTACCTATTATCAATGAACTGGGTAAATATATGTTCGCTCAGATGAAACTTACATTACCTAAAAGTCAAATAGGTAAAGCTTTTGCTTACTCACAAACAAGATGGGATAACCTTAGTGCGTATTTATACAATGGAAACTTACAGATAGACAACAACCTTGTAGAAAATGTAATTAGACCTGTAGCCCTTGGACGTAAAAACTATCTCTTTGCTGGTTCTCATGATGCTGCGCAAAGAGCAGCTATGGCCTATACATTTTTCGCTAACTGTAAAAAACATGACGTTAATCCATACCAATGGTTAAAGTATGTTCTTGAAAATATTCAATCCATAAACCACAAGAATATCACAGATCTATATCCTCATAATTATAAGAAGTTAATTACAAACATTGTAGAATAA
- a CDS encoding argonaute/piwi family protein — protein MKYRLAKIDDYYLDKQNNPYLSYKDAFQFGVSIRELFYQSMDTLPERVVIHKRTKFTEDEINGIKDSLSIAGISKIDLVEINFETDTRFLAMNVFNNNIQIDKFPISRGTCIVTNKFSALLWTHGIVPSVRNTNYRFYLGGRSIPAPIKITKHYGESNIDLLATEILGLTKMNWNSLDLYSKLPSTIDSSNQIARIGKLLARFEGNTYDYRLFI, from the coding sequence TTGAAATATAGATTAGCTAAAATAGATGACTATTATTTAGACAAACAAAATAATCCATACCTATCATATAAAGATGCATTTCAATTTGGTGTTTCTATTAGAGAGCTCTTTTATCAATCTATGGACACATTGCCTGAAAGAGTTGTCATACATAAAAGAACGAAATTTACAGAAGATGAAATCAATGGAATTAAAGATAGTTTAAGTATAGCAGGAATAAGTAAAATTGATTTAGTAGAAATTAATTTTGAAACTGATACACGCTTTTTAGCAATGAATGTATTCAATAATAACATTCAGATAGATAAATTTCCAATATCAAGAGGAACATGTATTGTAACTAATAAGTTCTCTGCACTTCTATGGACACATGGAATAGTACCTTCAGTAAGGAATACAAATTATAGATTTTATTTAGGAGGAAGAAGTATTCCAGCCCCCATCAAAATAACAAAACACTATGGTGAATCAAATATCGATCTTCTTGCTACAGAAATATTAGGTCTAACTAAAATGAATTGGAACTCGTTAGATTTATATTCCAAACTTCCTTCAACTATTGATTCTTCTAATCAGATTGCAAGAATCGGAAAACTTTTAGCTCGATTTGAAGGTAATACTTATGATTATAGACTATTTATATAA
- a CDS encoding KAP family P-loop NTPase fold protein, with translation MNNKYKWSNKDTATLKLCLILIIVFISFESKIMGIYSNLILSILSEVEENILPFIFILITSIAYCIFKFSNWHANKVFTPYRYLISIGCLLIIYIYYRWITKKYTAFPNYCGIGLSDLLVFLLIVITVYRGYINIKQVVISNSNTEKLNIDYCPDFSIQEQKDDLLKLNQKIKQVKLRIDNLSVESHGSTSIGIIGKWGQGKSSFLNLLKEQYDNDSNENVIINFNPRYSKDLQSITFDFFELLISKLKTYNIEFSNTFKEYLNAIKVIDKTRILEALTNSPVFLDKELTKDNLNDEFKKIGKKIIVFIDDLDRLQADEIIEIFKILDYTASFSNIVFITAYDKDYVNGILDTRYHKAESFFSDKFFNKEIFLPPIGKDIIYKYLSEKIEQSFDKSTDEFEKIKNTLYIRENIIHKVFLSLRDVKRFLNIFVYRYHKLKGYLDFNDLFLLYILKSKWYDFYLFIYREYFNIYDKWVFDEAKSSTLENTIIENYLALDTNESNALKKHKDLIESILKEINFLETSRNNQKVLFENYFQEYEDDNDYKLTYKYIERFVNKEFDSIKLEIDWYFDKNKYNELCKFVGHLDLNNIDSKSNLENYLNLLIYINTRSNNEQSTYFQLLKFFDKKDPIVISFKQRFDINDDTYKSLILEKLYKGYPYYPIKFIRNLISKLFPSEQLEGEITISCVVENHEILTLSKSYFEDYLKENPIFKKGHLDILYVCIEDIRRDFHRNIKLDEEICAKVEKLIRYNPSEYFKITLSYQHDEVYIEPFYIQLFKSNENFERFINDKKYDNIENVNLVRNYWLLYKYNEYKPLSFTGFESIEQKINKEFQNEIKQLHQILKLKERFIEIEINNFNELLKEVSKITKDSKYFTPSYVRAFCLKKTTNTEKVLVGLRNIKELIQDAQSTKYSNSIDIALLQDLQYYHVKKLKLDGMGNFDDIILAVEKVNEEKKISIKITDKLQSSSEFESLCYNNLEPSLNRFDEASFSIDYQDILINIGDNSFDFYDGNFEVIGGLDSDVNDKPISVKVIVNGSGNYRLDENGNVKEIYDLKIDNHLQWMKK, from the coding sequence ATGAATAATAAATATAAGTGGTCTAATAAGGATACTGCTACATTAAAACTTTGTCTTATATTAATAATTGTATTTATATCCTTTGAGTCCAAAATAATGGGGATTTATAGCAATCTAATACTATCTATCCTTTCTGAAGTCGAAGAAAATATACTTCCATTTATTTTCATACTAATTACTTCAATCGCATACTGCATTTTCAAATTCAGTAATTGGCACGCAAATAAAGTCTTTACTCCTTATAGATACTTAATAAGTATAGGATGTTTACTAATAATTTATATATATTACCGTTGGATTACTAAAAAATATACGGCTTTCCCGAATTATTGTGGTATAGGTTTAAGCGACTTACTTGTATTTTTACTAATAGTAATAACAGTTTATCGTGGTTACATAAATATTAAACAAGTAGTTATATCTAATAGTAATACTGAGAAATTAAATATTGATTACTGCCCGGATTTTTCTATTCAAGAACAAAAAGATGATTTACTGAAACTCAATCAAAAGATAAAGCAAGTAAAGTTACGCATTGATAACCTTAGTGTGGAATCACATGGTTCTACAAGTATTGGAATAATAGGAAAATGGGGACAAGGTAAAAGTTCTTTTTTAAATTTATTAAAAGAGCAATATGACAACGATAGTAATGAAAATGTAATAATCAACTTTAATCCAAGATATTCTAAAGACTTACAGAGCATCACATTTGACTTCTTTGAGCTATTGATATCAAAACTAAAAACATATAATATTGAATTTTCAAACACTTTTAAAGAATATCTTAATGCCATTAAAGTAATTGATAAAACAAGAATACTTGAGGCTCTTACTAATAGTCCAGTGTTTCTTGACAAGGAGCTGACAAAAGATAATCTTAATGATGAATTTAAAAAAATTGGAAAAAAAATTATAGTTTTTATAGACGATTTAGATAGACTTCAAGCTGATGAGATAATTGAAATTTTTAAAATTCTTGATTACACTGCTTCTTTTAGTAATATTGTTTTTATAACAGCCTATGATAAAGATTATGTAAACGGTATACTTGATACTCGATACCATAAAGCGGAAAGTTTTTTTTCAGATAAATTTTTTAATAAAGAAATATTCTTACCTCCTATAGGTAAAGATATTATTTATAAATACTTGAGTGAAAAAATAGAGCAAAGTTTTGATAAAAGTACAGATGAGTTCGAAAAAATTAAGAATACACTATACATTCGCGAAAACATTATACATAAAGTATTTCTTTCTCTGCGAGATGTTAAACGATTTTTAAACATTTTTGTTTATAGATATCATAAATTAAAAGGTTATTTAGATTTCAATGATTTATTTTTATTATACATACTGAAGAGTAAATGGTATGATTTCTACCTATTTATATATAGAGAGTATTTCAATATATATGATAAATGGGTATTTGACGAAGCAAAATCAAGTACTTTAGAGAACACAATAATTGAAAACTACCTAGCTCTTGATACAAACGAGAGTAATGCATTAAAAAAACATAAAGATTTAATTGAATCAATTTTAAAAGAAATTAATTTTTTAGAAACTAGCCGTAATAATCAGAAAGTATTATTTGAAAATTATTTTCAAGAGTATGAAGATGATAATGATTACAAACTTACCTATAAGTACATTGAACGTTTTGTAAATAAGGAGTTTGATTCCATTAAACTAGAAATAGATTGGTATTTTGATAAAAACAAGTATAATGAATTATGTAAGTTTGTTGGGCATTTGGACTTAAATAATATTGATAGTAAAAGTAATTTGGAAAACTACCTTAATTTATTAATTTATATAAATACAAGGTCAAATAATGAACAAAGCACATATTTTCAATTATTAAAATTTTTCGATAAAAAAGATCCTATTGTTATTTCCTTTAAGCAACGTTTCGATATTAATGATGATACATACAAATCATTAATACTTGAAAAGTTATATAAAGGGTATCCTTATTATCCGATAAAATTTATTCGAAATCTAATCTCTAAACTTTTTCCATCCGAACAACTTGAGGGAGAAATTACGATTAGTTGTGTTGTTGAAAATCATGAAATTCTAACGCTTTCTAAAAGTTATTTTGAAGATTACTTAAAAGAAAACCCAATATTTAAAAAAGGACATTTAGATATACTATATGTTTGTATAGAAGATATAAGACGAGACTTTCATAGAAATATTAAACTTGACGAAGAAATTTGTGCTAAAGTGGAAAAACTAATCAGGTATAATCCATCTGAATATTTCAAAATAACTTTGAGTTACCAGCATGATGAAGTGTATATAGAACCATTTTATATTCAATTATTTAAATCTAATGAAAATTTTGAACGTTTTATAAATGATAAAAAATATGATAATATTGAGAATGTTAACTTAGTTCGAAATTACTGGTTATTATATAAATACAATGAATACAAGCCATTATCTTTTACTGGTTTTGAAAGTATAGAACAAAAAATAAACAAAGAGTTCCAAAATGAAATAAAACAACTTCATCAAATATTAAAATTGAAAGAAAGATTCATTGAAATAGAAATAAACAACTTTAATGAACTTTTAAAAGAGGTTTCTAAAATCACGAAAGATTCTAAATATTTTACACCATCTTATGTTAGAGCATTTTGTTTAAAAAAAACTACAAATACAGAGAAAGTTTTGGTAGGGCTTAGAAATATAAAAGAATTAATTCAGGATGCTCAAAGTACAAAATATAGTAATTCTATAGACATTGCTTTACTACAGGATCTACAATATTATCATGTTAAAAAGCTAAAACTTGATGGGATGGGGAATTTTGATGATATCATACTAGCTGTTGAAAAAGTTAATGAAGAGAAGAAAATTAGTATAAAAATTACCGATAAATTACAAAGCTCTAGTGAATTTGAATCACTGTGTTACAATAATCTGGAGCCAAGTTTAAATAGATTTGATGAAGCTTCTTTTAGTATTGATTATCAAGATATATTAATCAATATTGGCGATAATTCTTTTGATTTCTACGATGGGAATTTTGAAGTAATAGGGGGGCTTGATTCTGACGTAAATGATAAACCAATTAGTGTAAAGGTAATAGTTAATGGTAGTGGTAATTATAGATTAGATGAAAATGGAAATGTTAAAGAAATATATGATTTAAAAATTGACAATCATCTCCAATGGATGAAAAAGTAA
- a CDS encoding DUF3732 domain-containing protein, translating into MSTIIEQIALFSKTGSKRFVSFNDGLNIITGDSKTGKSALIEIIDYCLFSSRSSVPVGKITEFTDLFVVIYKINDFFIVIGRPAPNTGNMQKAYIKIETDHKKIKDIQFEYFDDIALKPIKNDVQSEFEELLGLSLKKLESDYENFGKLSIRDTVSFLFQHQNLIANKHTLFYRFDDLVKRKRVIQALPVLLGVADGEYYQLVKLIKDTEKKIKVEEKILERIEQKKTDQIESIRDQIQIYYSILDLTLEENLTLNELKKIGLNLPIPSKILNNQTKTFTKISQLENEREILYVERNEIESALSSFQSNSDDSLEYAKHLHQANAKQKYNNASLGLTCPLCDNSVTHLNDKINKLNRSRENLIKELTKINTFSKDSTQIIEKLRSDRKKITNKIKRISNNLEIITKENTDIDEIKSKRESIIHKKGVLETTIKHLLESNDKSKYNSELTSLKEQLFSLNKQFLKYKNLNQFKVETELFIKKEMDRIANKLDFEEELKPIDFQFNIDDFSFYHKHKSEKIRLDEMGSGANWLACHLSLFLAFLHLSCSHNKSIIPNILILDQPSQVYFPRTAKKNEITDQEELQQYDENIKQVINILKVLNEEIELIYKNYGIKSQIIVLEHAKEQEFEKYILKDWIKAEEGGLI; encoded by the coding sequence ATGAGTACAATAATTGAGCAAATAGCATTGTTTAGTAAGACAGGAAGTAAGCGTTTCGTGTCATTTAACGACGGTTTAAATATAATTACTGGTGATTCTAAGACTGGAAAAAGTGCACTTATTGAAATTATTGATTATTGCTTGTTTTCATCAAGATCTAGTGTACCTGTAGGAAAAATAACTGAATTCACTGATTTATTTGTGGTTATTTATAAAATAAATGATTTTTTCATCGTTATAGGTCGTCCTGCTCCAAATACAGGTAATATGCAAAAAGCATATATAAAAATTGAAACAGATCATAAGAAAATTAAAGACATACAGTTTGAATATTTTGATGATATAGCATTAAAACCAATTAAAAACGATGTTCAAAGTGAATTTGAGGAATTATTAGGTTTATCACTAAAAAAATTAGAATCAGATTACGAAAATTTTGGCAAACTATCAATAAGAGATACTGTTTCATTTCTTTTTCAACATCAAAACCTTATTGCGAACAAACACACACTATTCTATAGATTTGATGATTTGGTAAAAAGAAAAAGAGTAATACAAGCATTACCTGTGTTATTAGGTGTTGCTGATGGGGAGTATTATCAATTAGTAAAACTCATTAAAGATACTGAAAAAAAGATAAAAGTAGAAGAGAAGATTTTAGAAAGGATTGAACAGAAAAAAACTGATCAAATTGAAAGTATTAGAGACCAAATACAGATTTATTATTCAATATTAGATCTTACTCTTGAAGAAAATCTAACATTAAATGAATTAAAAAAAATTGGGCTAAATTTACCTATACCCTCCAAAATATTAAATAATCAAACTAAAACATTTACTAAAATATCACAATTAGAAAATGAGCGAGAAATTCTTTATGTAGAAAGAAATGAAATAGAAAGTGCACTTTCAAGTTTTCAGTCAAATTCTGACGATAGTTTGGAATATGCTAAACATCTCCATCAAGCTAATGCTAAACAAAAATATAATAATGCGAGTTTAGGGTTAACGTGTCCTTTATGTGATAATTCAGTTACTCACTTAAATGATAAGATTAATAAATTAAATAGATCAAGAGAAAATTTAATTAAAGAGCTAACAAAGATTAACACATTTTCAAAGGATAGTACTCAAATAATTGAGAAATTAAGATCAGACAGAAAAAAAATTACTAACAAAATAAAAAGAATTTCTAATAATTTAGAAATTATCACTAAGGAAAATACTGATATTGATGAAATTAAAAGTAAACGTGAGTCTATTATCCACAAAAAAGGAGTTTTAGAAACTACTATTAAACATCTTCTTGAATCTAATGATAAATCAAAATATAATTCAGAATTAACTAGTTTAAAGGAACAACTTTTTTCTTTAAATAAACAATTTTTAAAATATAAAAATTTGAATCAGTTCAAGGTAGAAACTGAATTGTTTATTAAAAAAGAAATGGACCGAATTGCAAATAAATTAGATTTTGAAGAAGAGCTAAAACCTATTGATTTTCAATTCAATATCGATGATTTTAGTTTTTATCATAAACACAAATCAGAAAAAATTAGATTAGATGAAATGGGAAGTGGAGCTAATTGGTTAGCTTGCCACCTTTCTTTATTTTTAGCTTTCTTACATTTATCTTGTAGTCACAATAAATCGATAATTCCAAATATTTTAATACTAGATCAACCAAGTCAAGTTTATTTCCCTAGAACAGCAAAGAAAAATGAAATAACAGATCAAGAAGAACTTCAACAATATGATGAAAATATTAAACAAGTTATAAACATTTTAAAAGTTTTAAATGAAGAAATTGAATTAATATATAAAAACTATGGTATTAAATCTCAAATAATAGTTTTAGAACACGCTAAAGAGCAAGAGTTTGAAAAATACATTCTAAAAGATTGGATTAAAGCTGAAGAAGGTGGGTTGATATAA
- a CDS encoding three component ABC system middle component has protein sequence MRASDIENLIFSPFHISKILHNFLSGAKSVNSKSIKTELIYIVLPFIYNENSQKILKNLNKKSKFNPFIDNENLDVFKSNLNKKIFDYREITKAGIIVLANEISLEIDTFLIPNIEIHYNDEKDIYLKPIYKASYNLGIILAKEQYLSIFKKLRITQI, from the coding sequence ATGAGAGCTAGTGATATAGAGAATTTGATTTTCTCCCCATTTCATATAAGTAAAATACTACATAACTTTTTAAGCGGTGCTAAATCTGTTAATTCTAAATCAATAAAAACTGAATTAATATATATAGTATTACCATTTATTTACAATGAAAATTCTCAAAAAATATTAAAAAATTTAAACAAAAAATCAAAATTTAATCCATTCATTGATAATGAGAATTTAGATGTGTTTAAGAGTAATTTAAATAAAAAAATTTTTGATTATAGGGAAATAACAAAAGCAGGTATAATTGTTTTGGCAAATGAAATTAGTTTAGAAATAGATACATTTTTGATACCAAATATTGAAATTCATTACAATGATGAAAAAGATATTTATTTGAAACCTATATATAAAGCGTCATATAATTTAGGAATTATTTTAGCTAAAGAACAATATCTATCGATTTTTAAAAAATTAAGAATAACACAAATATGA
- a CDS encoding ADP-ribosylglycohydrolase family protein, translated as METVNQPSKKDTQNELVDEDYLMNILSGDIEVKSVEQAKPIVEEKEEPLIHEEVTKIKEKKPKKEIATTKYQELFVLTKDAQLAYENLIQDLASIYQENEYFNRIFFPSFKEIDSSEFNNRGFVVGSLEIALQTILTTKSYEEAILKVMSLGKDTDTNGAITGALAGILYGFESIPKHWIEPLKRKENILALAKQLQRAY; from the coding sequence ATGGAAACAGTAAACCAACCATCAAAAAAAGACACTCAAAATGAGTTAGTCGATGAAGACTACTTAATGAATATCTTGAGTGGTGATATAGAAGTAAAGTCTGTAGAACAAGCTAAGCCTATCGTAGAAGAAAAAGAAGAACCTCTAATCCATGAAGAAGTAACAAAAATCAAAGAGAAGAAGCCAAAGAAAGAAATAGCAACTACTAAATACCAAGAGCTTTTTGTTCTAACTAAAGATGCACAGCTGGCATATGAAAATCTTATACAAGACTTAGCTTCTATCTATCAGGAAAATGAATACTTTAATCGTATCTTCTTCCCTAGTTTTAAAGAGATTGATTCAAGTGAATTTAATAATAGAGGATTTGTAGTTGGGAGCTTAGAAATCGCTCTTCAAACTATACTTACTACAAAAAGCTATGAAGAAGCGATTTTAAAAGTTATGTCTTTAGGTAAAGACACTGATACAAATGGAGCAATTACAGGAGCCTTGGCAGGTATTTTATATGGATTTGAAAGTATTCCTAAACATTGGATAGAGCCATTAAAAAGGAAAGAAAATATACTAGCTCTTGCTAAGCAATTACAAAGAGCTTATTAA